From Mycobacterium cookii:
CACATAGCGCAGCACATCCGGGGCGCCGTAGGTTCGCAGATCGGAAAACTCTTCGGCCCGAACGAAAGTGACCGCGGTCGACATCACCGAGAGCAACAACGGAAACAGCTCGGTCGCCGCGCCCGGGCCGATGCCCGCGCCGTGCAGCGTGGCGTTGCCGGCCTGGGCGGCGACCTCCAGCGGCGCGCCCTCCTTCTCGGTGGGATAGAACCAGCCGACGGGCGTGACGACGTTCTTGCCCGAACGTAGCAACGCCGCGACTTCGTCGGCGTTGGGCAGCAGCGGCGCGTAGATCACCGCATCGGCGTCGAGCGCGAGGATCTCGTCGACGCTGTTCGTCGCGGTCACACCGAGCGCAGGCGTGCCGATGATGTCGCCGACGTCCTTGCCGCTCTTGGCTTCTGAGTGCACCCAGCAGCCCACGAGTTCCAGCTCAGGATGCTCGAGTACACCTTTGATGGCGGCCACACCGACCGATCCCGTCGCCCATTGCACGACCCGCAGGCTCATCGCTCACCACTCAATCTCGCGCTTCGCTGACCTCGTACTCGTGGTCGGCGTATCGGGACCGGATGGTCTTCTTGTCGTACTTGCCCACGCTGGTGCGGGGGATTTCGTCGACGAAGGTCCATCGCTCCGGCAGCCACCAGCGAACGACCTTGTCGGCCAGGAACTCTCGCAGCTTCTCAGGTTTGACGTCGGTTCCTTCCCGGGCGACGACGACGGCCAGCGGCCGTTCCTGCCAGCGCTCGTCGGGAACTGCGACAACAGCGGCTTCGATCACGTCCGGGTGCCCGACCAGACAGTTCTCCAGCTCGACCGACGAAATCCATTCGCCACCAGACTTGATCACGTCTTTGGAGCGATCGGTCAGGGTGATGAAGCCCCGGTCGTCGATGCGCCCCACGTCGCCGGTGCGCAGCCAGCCGTTGTCGAATTTCGACTCGTCCTGGCCCCGGTAGTAGGAACTGGTGATCCATGGGCCGCGGACCTCCACCTCGCCGACGGCTTTGTTGTCGTTGGGGAGCACCTGCCCGTCGTCAGCGACGATCCGGGCTTCCACGCCGCAGATCGGCTGGCCCTGTGTGGCGCGAAACGTCCAGTGCTCCTCCTCCGAGGCGTCGGGCGGCGGCCATGCCATGGTGGCCATCGGCGAGGTTTCGGTCATCCCCCACAGCTGGCGAATCTGGACGCCGTGTTTTTCCTCGAAGGTGCGCATCATCGATACCGGCACGGCCGATCCTCCGCACGGGACGATCCGCAGCGATGAGATGTCGTGGCCGGGATGCTTGTCCAGATAGTGCATGACGTCGTTCCAGATGGTCGGCACCGCGCCGGCGACGGTGATCCGCAACTTCTCGATCATGTCGATCAGCGACTCGGCATCCAGATGGCGATCGGGTAGCACCAGGTCGGCGCCGGCCATCAGCGCCGCGTAGGGCAGGCCCCACCCGTTGGCGTGGAACATCGGCACGATCGGCAGCACGCAGTCGCTGGTCCCGACGCCGATGCCGTTGGTCGTACACGTCGCCATGGTGTGCAGGTAGCTCGAACGGTGGCTGTAGACAACGCCTTTGGGGTTGCCGGTGGTGCCGCTGGTGTAGCACATCGCGGCGGCGGAGTCTTCGTCGATGTCAGGCCAGTCGAACTCGGTGGATTCGCCGGCCACGATATCGGCGTAACGCAACACCGTCTTGCCCGAGTTCTCGAGCTCTGCCACGTCGCCGTCACCGACCGCGATCACGGTGTGCACGGTCTCGAGCTCGGCCAGTACCGGCGCCAGCAGCTTGGCCAGCGACACGTCGAGGAGCACCACCTGGTCTTCGGCCTCGTTGGCGACGTAGACGATCTGCTCAGGAAACAGCCGGATGTTGAGGGTGTGCAGCACCGCCCCCATCGACGGCAGCGCAAGGTACGCCGTCAGGTGTTCAGTGTTGTTCCACATGAAGGTGCCGACCCGCTGATCGCCGGTGATGCCGATGCGGCGCAATGCGTTCGCCAGCTGCGCCGCATGCCGACCCAGCTCGGCGTAGGTGCAGTCGCGGTAGCCGTCGTCGGTCGCGGTGGTGACCTTGCGCGCGCCGTGGACGTTGCAGGCGTGCCGCAGGATGGCGGTGATCGTCAAGGGGAAGCTGTGCATGGTGCTGTACATCGCTGGACCGCCTCACGTCGCGCCGCCACTAGCCAGGGCGGGCCGGCCAGATGCCGGCCCTCGTGGCGATCATTCCACGCGCGTTCAATCGCGCGGGCGGCGATGGGGCTAAGCCGGCGTCGGTTCCAACGCCAGCAGGTCGGCGAACGCCGCCCACGGGTGCGGAGTGGTCGGTGCGTCGTCCGATGCCGGCGCGGTGGCGGGGGTGCCTGCCGCATCAACGGCCAGGACGGCGACCGTGCCGGCGTAGTCGGCGATGTACAGCCGGTTTCCGGCCGGGCTCTCGACCGCACACGACGGCTGCGCGCCGGTCTCGATGCTGCCGACGACGTCGTGCGTCGCAGTGGCCAGCACCGTCACGCCGGCGTCGCCGACCAGATAGACCCGGCTGCCGTCGCGGCTGACCGCCAGCCCGCTCAGCATCCCGGCGGCATCGCCGATCTTGAGGGTGTCGGTGATCGCGCACTTCTGCGCGTCCCGCACGTCGATCACGTCGAGCACCGTGCCGAAGTCCGGGCCGCAACTGCCGACGTAGGCGGTGGCGCCGTCCGGGCTGAGCGCGATATCCCGAATAGCAGAACCGATTTCGACGCGGCTCAGCACCCGATTGCGTCGCGTATCGACCACGACCAGCTCCGCGGCGGAGACCCCGTTGACGGCGATATAGAGTCGGCGGCCGTCCGGGCTCAGCAGCAGGCGCTCGGTGACGGTTCCAG
This genomic window contains:
- a CDS encoding YncE family protein, with protein sequence MTPVTEIAVERGAVSGLAISADGALMMVTHYGDDSFSVIDANSGAVVQTVVDVDEPFAIAISDTSGRAYISSASAAYDSVLAFDIAANRVLETYPLAYSISDLTVSPNGRCVYAGRTGADGADVAILDTASGAEHALSIAGTGTVTERLLLSPDGRRLYIAVNGVSAAELVVVDTRRNRVLSRVEIGSAIRDIALSPDGATAYVGSCGPDFGTVLDVIDVRDAQKCAITDTLKIGDAAGMLSGLAVSRDGSRVYLVGDAGVTVLATATHDVVGSIETGAQPSCAVESPAGNRLYIADYAGTVAVLAVDAAGTPATAPASDDAPTTPHPWAAFADLLALEPTPA
- a CDS encoding long-chain fatty acid--CoA ligase, whose translation is MYSTMHSFPLTITAILRHACNVHGARKVTTATDDGYRDCTYAELGRHAAQLANALRRIGITGDQRVGTFMWNNTEHLTAYLALPSMGAVLHTLNIRLFPEQIVYVANEAEDQVVLLDVSLAKLLAPVLAELETVHTVIAVGDGDVAELENSGKTVLRYADIVAGESTEFDWPDIDEDSAAAMCYTSGTTGNPKGVVYSHRSSYLHTMATCTTNGIGVGTSDCVLPIVPMFHANGWGLPYAALMAGADLVLPDRHLDAESLIDMIEKLRITVAGAVPTIWNDVMHYLDKHPGHDISSLRIVPCGGSAVPVSMMRTFEEKHGVQIRQLWGMTETSPMATMAWPPPDASEEEHWTFRATQGQPICGVEARIVADDGQVLPNDNKAVGEVEVRGPWITSSYYRGQDESKFDNGWLRTGDVGRIDDRGFITLTDRSKDVIKSGGEWISSVELENCLVGHPDVIEAAVVAVPDERWQERPLAVVVAREGTDVKPEKLREFLADKVVRWWLPERWTFVDEIPRTSVGKYDKKTIRSRYADHEYEVSEARD